CTTTATTGGCATAGGTAAAAATATAATTAAGATCAAACACATACACCAGATCAGGCGTTGTGTTTATAATAGAATCGTAAAGACGTTTTTGTTTTTCTGCAGCGGCAAGTGCCGTATTTAAGGCTGTTTCTGCCTGTTTTTTCCCCGTTATATCTTCCATCGAAACTACCAGCAGATCGTCCTGTTTTCTGGCCGTAATACGAAACCAGTATTTTTTATCTTCTCCGTATGAACGTTCAAAATTGGCCGTTATGCCTGTTTTGGCTGTTTCAATTAATATTTCCAGAATATTGGTTTCTTTAATTCGCGGAAAAATCTCGGTAAATCGCCGGCCTTTATAATTTTCATGGTCGATCCATTTCTGCATTGCAGTATTAATAAGCTGAATAGAAAAATCTTCTACAGTGTTCTGATCACTGTATAAAGATTTTAGCACGACAATACTATTAGGCGAAGAGTTAAAAACGGTTTGAAAAAGATCTTGGTTGGGTATTAACTCCATTAGTATTTTTGATGTGTTTAGGGCTACTGCGTATCAAATATAAAGAAAACAACTCTTACACACAATCGAAACTTAAATAGTTCCACAAAATTTTAACATAAAAAAAGCCAAACTTTACAGGTTTGACTTTTTTAAAAATATTATATGAATCGAATTAACATATTGCGATTACTTTTTCACAAATTCGGTATCACTAAGGGTTTTCATAAAAGCAATCAAATTTGTTTTTTCTTCCTCAGTCAAAGGTATTTTTTCTTCATTATTTTTAAAAACCGGATCGAGATTAGCAGCATCCAGAACACCGGCATCAAAATAATCCAAAACCGATTTTAAAGTCGGGAACTGACCAAAACTTCCGTATGGAGCTGTGTACTCGATATTTCGTAAAGACGGAACACGAAAGCTCATAAAATCTGCCGGAATTCCGGTAACCCTGCCTCTTCCCGCTTCGTTAGAATCGGTATTTAAAGGAAAACCGATATTTCTAAAACTCTGGTCAGTAAACAATTCACCACTGTGACAGACTGCACATTTCTGCTGAAAGGTTTTATATCCCGCCGCTTCACTTTCTGTAAATGTTTGACCTTCTTTTCGTTTTACTTTATCATATTTACTGCTGGCCGAAATCAATGTATATTCAAATTGTGCGATACTTTTATAAATTCTGTCCGGTGTAACATTTTCGTCTCCAAAAGCTTTTCTAAATAACTCTTTATACTGCGCATCATCTTTAATTTTGCCAATGACTTCCAGGATAGACGAATCCATTTCTTCGTGGGTGATAATGGGAACCAAAGGCTGATTTTCGAGCTGAAGTTTGCTTCCGTCCCAATTGTAGAATTTCATAAACGCTAAATTCTGAATCGGAGGCGTATTTCGAAGTCCAACTCTTCCTTCAATTCCAACTGCCTGCGGATGATGATCTGAAAAAGCGTTTTCCTGAATATGACAGCTTGAACACGAAATGGTATTATCGGCACTGAATCTTTTGTCTGAGAAAAGTTTTTCGCCTAATTCGACACCGTATTTCGTTGGTTTATTTAAACTCACAAAACTGTTCAGTTCCGGAAAACCGGACGGAATCGGTAAGGAAATTTCAGGATTATCGATCGCAATCATCTCTGCATCATCATTATTACTGCTGCAGGACACAACCCATAAAGCAAGAAACAGCAAACTAATTATTTTTTTCATTTTAAATGAATATTAAAAAGAGCCGTCCGTATTTTTCAGACGGCCCTGAAATAGTCTAGTTTTCTACTGCCGTAACCGAAAACATCCCGCTGATATCGCTTGAACCGTCTCCTCCCAGATTATCTACAAATTTTACCATTTGTGCTGCTGTATGGATATTTGGTGTTGCATTGTCTGCGTTTCCTGTTCCTGTTGATAAGGTAATCGTGTTCGTTTTCCCACTCAAAAGTTTATCAAAATCGGCTTTGATTTTAATTTTTGGTGCACTGCTTCCTACCACTGCATTTCCTGTCAGGTTCAGGGTAATATCTCTATATGCATTTACACCCTGAGTGTAACTCGCCGGAACTCCGTTTGTTCCTTCTACTGTACTTCCGGTATGAATAGACATTGTTTTGTTGTCGGTATCATAAAAACCTTCAATTTTTGTAAAACGGTATCCGGATCCCCATTCCCACATCATTTTTGTATCATTGGCTCCCGCCGCTGTGTAGAATTTAGGAAAACGTACCTGATCTAAAGTATTTTGTTCCGGTTTAATTCCCAGACCAAATTTGATCTGTTTGTAAGATGCCGAAGGCACATTGCTTAAAACATAGCTCAATGAAGCCGTTTTTGACTGATCGATTACTGCCGCGCCTTTGTCCAGATCGTTTACATTGTAAGGTACTTCGCTTCCGTCGTCTTTAATCAGGCGGATATTACTGATTACATATTTTACTTCCGAAAAATGATGCACCTGCCCTGCTGCCGATGTATTGGCTGTAGCCGAAGCCGCTGCTGCATCTCCCAGAACAATTGTTGTATTTTTGAAGGTATTGTTGAATTCCAGCGTTACATTGTTTGCCGCAGGATTATCATCGTCGCTTGAACAAGATGAGAAAGTTAAAACCGCAGCTGCGAATAATAGGTATTGTTTAAAATTTTGCATTTTTATTAGTTGTATCTGCCTTCTGTGTACAATTTATTTTTAACACATAGAAATATTCCCGACCGCTCGGGATTGTAAACTAAAAAAGGTATTCCGCTCATTTAAATTTACATAATGTATTTTCTGTCTGTTGTAAATAATTACAGCATCAGGCGTAATTATATTTCTTTTTATTAACTGAATTATTTAATAAAATGCAAAATGGGCGGCGGTATAAAAATGTCCAGACAAGGTTCTAAAAGACCTGATTCTTTATAAAGTTGTATTTTATTTGGAGTGATAATTTTTAAAATTTCGACTTTAAAATCTATGTTAGAAATCATAACAATGTCAATCTGTTTACTGATGCTGGCCAGTTCCTGATCGCTGTTTTTTTCTGATTTCTGCAATTCTTTCTTTAAATGACATTTACCGTGGCATTGCAGTTCCGGTTTGGTTTTATTAACACAAAACTGCTCTTCGATTTCCTGCTGATTGAGTTTAAAGTGCACAATGATAAGTGCCTGCTGGAAAGAAACCAGCAGAAACAGGATTGTCATTGTAATACTAAAAACTTTTTTCATTTTGTTTAGAAACTGAATTTTAAAGAGGTAAAAATATTGCGTCCCATTCTCGGGATATTTCCCCAGTCAGCATAAGTGCTGTAATATTCATTTAAAAGATTTTCTGCACCTGCCTGTACCGTGGTTTTTACTTTATTGATTTTAAACGAATAATTGGCTGAAAGGTTCCAGATGGTATAGGCTGATGTTAAATCTTCTCCATATTCCGGACTGTAATTAATCTGCTCGAAATCACCGTTTACCGAAGTCTGGATTCCGAAGTTTTTATGCATAAAATGAAGTGATGTCTGATAACTCAGCGGACGAATAAAAGGCAGATTTCCTCCTTTATTATCCGTTCCGCGGGCATAAGTCAGCGTTCCTTTCCAGTGTAAATGTTCCAGAATATCATAACTTACATTAGCCGACATATTAAAAAGTGTCGCATAATCTAATGAAGTGTAACCTTTTACCCCAACCGACTGGTAATTCATAGGGCTTCCCATGCTTAAAATACGGCCTATAATATAATTCTGAATATAGAAGTAGTTTACTTTTGCCTGAATGCTTAGCTTTTCATTTTTAAATCCGGCACCTGCATTGATTTCGTTTGAAATTTCGTTTTTCAAATCCGGATTTCCAATGTAATCATAACGGTCAAAACTATTATAGATGTAATAACCGTAACCTTCAGAAACAGAGGGTGCGCGATGCCCGTAACCTGTGCCGACAGAAAAATTAAAATGTTCGAGATCCAGCTGATATCCGGCGTGAATTGCAGGCAGAAATCTCGTTTTTTCCTGTGGTGTTCCCGGATGAAAAATCCAGTTGAATTCTACATATTTTGAATAGTTGTAATTTACGCCCAAAGAACCGCCTGCATTAATCTGGCTTTTCTCTGAAATTTCCCAGGAGTTGTTCATCGATAGTCCGCCGTATCGCGTTGTAACCCAAGGCCAGCTGTAGGCAAACATCGTTCTCTGACTTCGATCCTGCGGGTACATTCGCATTTCGGCAATTGACAAATTATCGTAAGCATTTAACTGAATTTCTGATGAATAGCTGTTCTTTTTTAAATTTGCTTTCGAAACCAGACCAAACGTTGTGCTCCATCCCGGCATATCCATGTGAACGAGATTTTCAGGACGTGTTGTATCATCCATATAATGCTCAATTGCATTAAAATATACTTTAGTATCGACAACCCTTACCAAACCTTCTTCAAACAACTGTTTATAAGCAGCCGATGTTATAAGAGCACGTGAAAGCGATAAATCCATTGGCAGTGCCGGAAAACCCACATCTTTTGCCATATCAAAAATAGCATCAAGCCGTACAGATGATAAATCGCTTGTTTTATAAGCCAGACCAATCGAGGTGTTGAATTTTTTATACTGCGAATGCTTTACTTCATTGTCATTTCCGTCGTAATAATTAGCAGCTTTTCGGTAGGAAATACTCCCATCAGCAACAAATTTATTACTTGAAAAAGAAACGTTTCCGAGATTGAAAAACTGTTTGTTATTAAACTCGAATCCGCTTTGGTAGGCACCATTCCATTTGTTTTGGGCGCTGAAAGGCGTACTTCTTCTTTTTAAATCGATACTTCCGGCAACCGTAGCACCGTGAAGACTTCCTTCCTGCCCTGATTTAATGTCGATAGCAGCGAGATTATTACTTTCTACATACGAGGTTATCGGATCCATTTTATCAGTACAGGCACCAAAAACATGCATCCCGTCAATCGTAACCGTAGAACGTTCCGTACTCATGTTATTTAACAAAGGCTCCCATGCATAAGCCCCTCTTTTTATGAAACTTATATTATCCGAGGAAGACAAAAATTCATCAACCGAAACCGCCATTTTCATCTCGGTTTCAATCTTCTTTTTAACCTTATTATGTACTTTTACTTCTTCCAGGTTTTTAATGCTGTCGTGGTGAGCGTGCGGGTTTTGAGCCGTAACCGACAATCCGAAAAAAAGTAACATTAGAATATATTTCATGCTTTTAAAATAATGTATCAATATAAAGTTCGCTTTTTACACCTTCAACACCCGGTGTAAAATCCGTTGGTACTACAGTTCCTTTTAGGATTAATCCGTTTTGGTTCTGCATAATCAGGTTTAAAGTCCAGTTTCCGGTCATGGTATAATTAACAACACCGTGGTACAAACCGTCATTTTGCTGTGTTAAATCCTGATTGTTAGGCGAAGAATGATTTCCCATAGAAGGTTCCGGCATTCTTGGATCGAGTTTTAACGTATATCCGTTTACTTGTGAATATGAAAACTGCGAAGGATCCGGAAAAGTTCCGGCTTCGTTTACTGGTTTGTTGTATTTGTAAATGCCTGCAGTTAACGCATTTTCGGCCACTTTTGGTTTCTGAGGGGCTATCAAGGCAATAAAATACTGTTCGCCGTCTTTTCCTGTAAAGGCAGTCATATTGAGGTTTTTATTGCTTTGCTTTTCTACCGAAATATCTTTATTGATTTCATATTTCTGATTATCAAGCGTAAAACTTACATACAATTTCCAGTTTGAAACCAAGGCGGTTTCGCTTGTAAATACAGAATATCCGTTGTAATACTTATTTGCAGCGTCATATTCCGGATTGTATTCATGCGGACAGGAAGCGGTTTTGCCTTCAGCATTTGTCATTACCGGCAGAAAAGTCACCTCAGACGGATTTACGGTCTGATTGTTTTGTGTGTTGGTAATTTTGAAATGAAGTTCGTTATACCCTTTATAGAAAGTTCCGTTCAAAGCCTCAATACTAATTTTATAAGTACCATTGTTTAGAGAAACGGCTTCTTTAAACTCGTAATGTTCAGGAATCTGAGAACTTGTCTCAGCTTCATAATCTGTTTTATCAATCGTACAGGAAGTAACCGCAAATACGAATGCGATTACCAGAAATTCAAAAATTCTCATTTTAAATGATGTTTTAAAACTGTGTAAATACAGCAGACGCTAATAGATTTAAAAATCAATAAGTCCAGCCGTAAAAATTTAATAAGGAAGTGCGTAAATGAAATATCGGGACATAAGAATCCCATCATTTACAAAAGATCAAAAAAATCAATTTTTAGAATAAATCCTAAACATAAATCAAATACCTGTTTCAAAGCAACATTACAAAATGAAGCATGAAAAGCATCAATAAATTTCAAACCCAATTACCCGCAAGTCATTGGAATTTACTTTTATTTTTTGATTTAATTTCCATTGCAATTGTCATTTTTATTGGCATTGTAATTTGAACCTTGGGATTTAACCCTAAGTTTTGGAATTTAAAAAATTGAAAATTGATCGAAGATCTAACAGAGAGGAGGGTGAAATGTAAGATTGGATGCCCCAATAGGTTTCTTTTCGAATAAAACAGAAGTATTTTCTTTTGATTCCGTTACAGGAATAGTACCGAAATTAACTTCGACAGTATTCTGAACATAGACAAGCTCTGCTTTTTCTTTCAGGCTGTCCTGCATTTTTCTTTCGTTTTCAGAATATTTTTTGATGCTTCTTTGAAGCTGGCATCGGCCGTTACAACTGTTAAATGCTGCTTTACGCTGCACACAGATGGTTTTCGCAATTTCTTTCTGATTGATTTTAAAAGAAGCATAAATGAACAAGCTGCCAAAAGATGGTGACAGGATTAAAATAGAAAGTATTATGATAAGTAACCTTTTCAACTTGCTTGTTTCAGATTTTTTGACAGCAAAAGTACATCATTTTTGTTTTTCTTCAGCTAAAACAGGTTTTTATTATGCAATATTTTTATCACAACAACACATAAGTAACTCATTATCATAGCAATCCTGTAAAACTGTTTTTTTATAATATAAAATCTTTTATGGTATGAGATCGTAATTTTGGATAATTGGATAAACATTAAAAACAAAACATTATGCCCTGGTACAACGGGGATTATCCCCCATCATACAAAAATCAGTCGCCGGAACTTCGCGAAAAAGCTGTTGCCATTGCCAATGCTCTTCTGCTTGACGGCGCCGAAGAAGGAATTGCAATTGCAACAGGCCTTAAACATGCCCGCGAACTGCTGAAAAATCATAAAGTAAAAATTAAAACAAAAAATCATGGAAAACAATAAAACAACTCAAGAACAAAACCAAAAAGATGCTTACACCAATACAGGCGCAGCCTACAGCGGTTCAGGCAGTATGTCGCCGGGCGGTGAAACCGGAACTGACAAATGTCCTTACCATCATGGCGAAGAAAACAGGTATGTTAAAGAAAGAGAAAATGAAAATCCGGAAGGAAAAAGTATAGCAGAAGCAACAGATCCTTCTAAACTTTCAGATATCTAAAACCCATTACGAACACTAAAATTAAAAATTATGTCAAGAGAAAATTATGATGATATCTATGATCAGGAAGATCGTAGATATTACGCCGCCGAAGATCCCATAAATTCTGAACTCATGGAGAAAAAAGATCCCGCTATAAACCAGCATGAAGATACTTCTGACCGAACCCGTTACCGTGATGAAGACAGTTACGAAAGTACTGATAAAAGGGATTTTGAGGATGAAAACAAACACCTCAATAAAGACAATGATACATCTGATCCTTTCTTTCAGAAAAACGCACCTATCGCACAGGATCTCGATGATGAACTGAAAGACGACGACGATGACAATGACGCTGACAGAAGAACTCTTGATGAGTCGAAAGCGGATGAGGATGAAGAGGATTATTAATCGTACAACTTGATTGACAATCAAAAATAAATCCCGAAAAGAATGTTTAATTCTTTTCGGGATTTATTTTTTCAGCTGCCTTTTTATTTAATCGGCTGCATATTTATTATTCCAGTATAACATCAGTAAAAGCGTTACGATGATACAAGATGCTGTTCCTTCAAAAAACAGAGACAGACAATAGGCGGTAACAGACGGTTCGCCTCCAAACATAAAAGCCGAGGATAATGATTTTACGTATTGGTCTCCTCCTTTTGCATAACTGTAAATAAGCAATGCAATAATACTTATGACTACTGCTGTAAATGAGGTAACCATAGCCGAAATGGCGTTAGGCACAAAACCGTTTTTTCCTTCTTCAAGGTTCATCTGTAATGTTCTGTTTACTCCGTAAAAAATGAAAAGTACGTTTAGTAATCTCAGATAAAATAAATGGGACAGATTAACAAGTTCCATCAGCAGAAAGAACAATGCGATTCCCACAAAAATTAAAGCGCCGTTTATAATTTCTTTAGGTATTTTCATAGCATTAATTTTAATAATGAATAAATAATTATTTAATACACAAAGCATTAAACAAAGTAACTAAAGAAATTTACAGCGAAATTTTACAATTTGATTTTTAGCTTATAAAATATCCATTACCCGGCATAAATGAATAAATCCATAGCAGGTGGTTTTATTTATGTTTAATAATCAAGCCCTATCCTAAATATTAACCTGAAAATGAAGAACGTTTCTTTATACACTTATCTGATTTTAAATAAGTTTGATTATTTTTGA
This portion of the Flavobacterium gelatinilyticum genome encodes:
- a CDS encoding cytochrome-c peroxidase; this translates as MKKIISLLFLALWVVSCSSNNDDAEMIAIDNPEISLPIPSGFPELNSFVSLNKPTKYGVELGEKLFSDKRFSADNTISCSSCHIQENAFSDHHPQAVGIEGRVGLRNTPPIQNLAFMKFYNWDGSKLQLENQPLVPIITHEEMDSSILEVIGKIKDDAQYKELFRKAFGDENVTPDRIYKSIAQFEYTLISASSKYDKVKRKEGQTFTESEAAGYKTFQQKCAVCHSGELFTDQSFRNIGFPLNTDSNEAGRGRVTGIPADFMSFRVPSLRNIEYTAPYGSFGQFPTLKSVLDYFDAGVLDAANLDPVFKNNEEKIPLTEEEKTNLIAFMKTLSDTEFVKK
- a CDS encoding TonB-dependent receptor plug domain-containing protein, producing MKYILMLLFFGLSVTAQNPHAHHDSIKNLEEVKVHNKVKKKIETEMKMAVSVDEFLSSSDNISFIKRGAYAWEPLLNNMSTERSTVTIDGMHVFGACTDKMDPITSYVESNNLAAIDIKSGQEGSLHGATVAGSIDLKRRSTPFSAQNKWNGAYQSGFEFNNKQFFNLGNVSFSSNKFVADGSISYRKAANYYDGNDNEVKHSQYKKFNTSIGLAYKTSDLSSVRLDAIFDMAKDVGFPALPMDLSLSRALITSAAYKQLFEEGLVRVVDTKVYFNAIEHYMDDTTRPENLVHMDMPGWSTTFGLVSKANLKKNSYSSEIQLNAYDNLSIAEMRMYPQDRSQRTMFAYSWPWVTTRYGGLSMNNSWEISEKSQINAGGSLGVNYNYSKYVEFNWIFHPGTPQEKTRFLPAIHAGYQLDLEHFNFSVGTGYGHRAPSVSEGYGYYIYNSFDRYDYIGNPDLKNEISNEINAGAGFKNEKLSIQAKVNYFYIQNYIIGRILSMGSPMNYQSVGVKGYTSLDYATLFNMSANVSYDILEHLHWKGTLTYARGTDNKGGNLPFIRPLSYQTSLHFMHKNFGIQTSVNGDFEQINYSPEYGEDLTSAYTIWNLSANYSFKINKVKTTVQAGAENLLNEYYSTYADWGNIPRMGRNIFTSLKFSF
- a CDS encoding MbnP family protein, which codes for MQNFKQYLLFAAAVLTFSSCSSDDDNPAANNVTLEFNNTFKNTTIVLGDAAAASATANTSAAGQVHHFSEVKYVISNIRLIKDDGSEVPYNVNDLDKGAAVIDQSKTASLSYVLSNVPSASYKQIKFGLGIKPEQNTLDQVRFPKFYTAAGANDTKMMWEWGSGYRFTKIEGFYDTDNKTMSIHTGSTVEGTNGVPASYTQGVNAYRDITLNLTGNAVVGSSAPKIKIKADFDKLLSGKTNTITLSTGTGNADNATPNIHTAAQMVKFVDNLGGDGSSDISGMFSVTAVEN